The Ricinus communis isolate WT05 ecotype wild-type chromosome 8, ASM1957865v1, whole genome shotgun sequence sequence ttgcagAGGCCATGATTTTGACAAGATATTTGGTCCTCGTACTGTTTTACTCTGCGATCAGGTACTCTTTGTTAAGATCATTATATGCTagtgaaaatttatttattaattgtacttTTATCCATGTTTTTCCTCTAATTTGCATTGAATTTTCCTAGTGTGAGAAGGAGTTCCATGTCGGCTGTTTAAAGGATCACAACATGGAGGATCTAAAGGTACTATGTTGTTGTGTTCTTACCATATAAAAGGTTTTCTTTTGTcgagttattattttatctagaAATGTTCACTCAATTTGTGCTGCAGGAGTTGCCCAAAGGGAATTGGTTCTGTTGCTCAGACTGCTGTAGAATTCATTCTGCTTTGGAGAAATTGGTTCTTCGTGGAGAAGAGCGGCTTCTAGATTCTTCTCTAAATCTTATAAACAAGAAAGTTCAGGAAAAATGTGCAGGGATTGATTGTAGCAATATTGATGTGAGATGGAGGCTTCtgaatgataaaataaacccTGCTGGTGACACTGCAGCATTACTATCTGAAGCCCTTGCTATTTTACATGTGAGTAACTGCTCttattatgttaaaaatatttttgtttgtcCATAATAGAAAGTAAAAACTGTGGAGTtggtttttgataaaaatgttattattGCTGAAGTTTTGTGTGTACTACTGCTTGAGGAAGTTTTTCATATGTACTTGCTGTTTGGTTCTGTGcactcttttatattttccttTCAGTAGGTTATGGTCCATTTTTTCTGCCACGTATTactattactttatttatttatttaatttctaattatatttcttcCCTTTATGGGCTTAGGAACAATTCAATCCTATACTTGTAGCTGGAACTTCTAGCAAAGCTGACCGTGATCTCATCACATCAATGGTTTTTGGGTAAGCAATGAGATGTACTTGCATTTGCAAATAGTATCTTAGACTACTTgtgattgttttaaacattgtactatttctttttctccttgtGATTAATATTGTTCTCCATATAACATTGGCTGGTGATTGATCACACTCATTGTTTCTGTAGAGATAACCTCAAAGGACAGGAGTTTGGCGGCATGTATTGTGCTGTATTAATGATCAAGTAAgaattattaatgaatttattcgttcattatcatatttcacGACAGGTGCTTTATACTAATTACTTGTTATGCAGCCAAGCGGTAGTGTCGTGTGCAATCATTCGTTTTTTTGGGCTGGAGTTGGCAGAACTTCCTCTAGTTGCAACCAGTAGTAAAGCACAGGGAAAGGTGATTTAATTATGCTGCAGTTGTGACACTTTATTTTGCTTTGCCACTGTTTCTGTTTCAGAGGATATATCATTGCTGACTAAAGTAgttatattacatatataggGTTACTTCCAGGCCTTGTTTACTTGTATCGAGAAGCTACTTGGGTTTCTCAATATAAAGAATCTTGTACTTCCAGCAGCTGAAGAAGCTGAATCCATCTGGATAAACAAATTTGGCTTCAGAAAATTAACCCATGAAGAGGTGCGTGCTTTTGTTCGATGGAGACTGTTGAGTCTTGCTTTGCACTTTTAAATGCCTTACTTCCGCGAGTCTTTTAAGTTAAACACtagagtgatatatttttcaattctaAAGGTTTTAAAACATCAGATATTAGACTTATTTAGTAAACACTCTTTACTAGTGTTTAATACATCAGATCGCTTCATTCTCACATTGTGTTTTAACATATGCATTCTGTTGCATTGCAGTTTTTGAAATTTAGGAAGGCTTATCAAATGATGGTCTTTCAAGGAACATCAATGCTTCATAAGCCAGTCCCCAAGATTCGGATTGTTGGTCGATCAGAAGGCGGATGAAATATTGGATGGATGGATGctaacatttattttttcttttgttttttctttttctctttctggATTTTGTGGAAGTGGGGAAAGCAAATTTTTGGGAGGTGTTTTCCTTCATGTACAGCAGCATCTGCTTTCTTTGGTTGGAATTTAGTGTACAGGATATTTGTAGATGATGTTAATAGTTGAAGGTCATAGGCAAAACttgaaattctttttgtaGAAGGAAATCAGAGAAGGATCATAGACAGTTGATAGGTATATATGCAAGAGTAGTAACTTGCAAAGTTTTGAAATAGCTGAAAACTAGTATATGGAAAATGCCATTTGTGAGTGGAATTGCTTAAAGAAATATCAATGTTACTTGAACAATTGAGACACAGTTTCTGAATGAATCAATGGGAATTGTATATCTCCTGGTTTTGTTATGAAATTACATTAGTATTATTctgtaatattattattattattagttttacaataataatattttccgtaaatattccatttcttttaaGTATGGATTatactttattaaaataatgcCACTCCCTCTATTCTCATTGGTCAGAGACATCTATTAGTATTATTTCAACCTTATCAGATTGGAAAATTACTAATACTAtaggaaatttattatttatataatgaaatatatatctattaatattagtggaaaattattaatactggaaattgattatttatatgatcaaatgtattaaaataatgtatatTCCAGTATCATGCTTCTATGTATTACTTAATTCCTTgggataattataatattttttattaattaatttattaatagagaaagataattatttaaaaaggaagggagaaagaaaaagaaagttctAGTCATCTAAAAATTAAGACGTTgagattattaaaaattatgattagGCTGTTAAAAAAGCGGGAGgatttcaaaattcaaaattcaaaatcaaataaaataaaataaacaaactcCCATATTTAGATCTTGATTTACTATTCACTGCCTTTAAATATCATctatttacatttttatccCTTTCTTTTATATCAAAAGCTCGTTATATTCTTCTTCTCCACAGTTTTCATCACAGTCTCGCTCTCTTCATTTCCTCTTCAATTAAGGTACAccagtgttttttttttttttttctttttaaattcctTCTTCTTTGAATTCTTTGTTCTCTATAATCAATCCATCTTCACTGTATTCtactgattttcttttctaatttgttTCACTTGTCCACAGAAATAattcaaactttgaaaagaaaaatttgggATTTTTTTCAAACACTAAAAAGCCAAACTAACACAGCTATAGCAAATGGGTCAGATCCAATACTCTGAGAAATACTACGATGACACTTATGAGTACAGGTcttaattttactaattaatcaGTTAATTATCTCTTTCTTACGAATTCTGCTCTCTGATCTtctttatctaattatttatttgtgcgattgaattatttatttgaatggTGTCCGTATAGGCATGTAGTGCTTCCTCCTGAAGTAGCCAAACTGCTCCCTAAGAATCGCCTTCTCTCTGAAGTGAGTTTTACttcttttaattcataattatttttgttgcatgtgtattttttttattcgaccaggaaatttctttttttttttgttgtattattagagattttcttattaataatctGACTCActtagggttgtttttcttCCATTTTGTAATAATGTTATTAGACAAATTATccaatttagggttttacaTGGCTTTGgtgttcatttatttatcataatcCTTGTTAAGTTTTGTTTTTTAGGTACATAAAAACTTTAGTGGGTGAATTCAAGATGATTGATTCATTTAGTTttgtatgattttatttttttgggttaCAGTTCAGTTTTGGTATGATACTAGTTATATAAGGTGTTTATAAGTGGTTTAATTAATCTGTCTTGACGTGATACCGATTCTGGTTTGTGATTTGGGTATTGTTAGAATGAATGGCGTGCCATCGGAGTTCAGCAGAGCCGCGGTTGGGTTCACTATGCGATTCATCGCCCTGAGCCCCATATCATGCTCTTCAGGAGGCCACTGAACTATCAGCAGCAGCAGGAGAATCAAGCTCAGCAGAATATCCTTGCTAAGTGAT is a genomic window containing:
- the LOC8275256 gene encoding cyclin-dependent kinases regulatory subunit 1, encoding MGQIQYSEKYYDDTYEYRHVVLPPEVAKLLPKNRLLSENEWRAIGVQQSRGWVHYAIHRPEPHIMLFRRPLNYQQQQENQAQQNILAK